In Desulfatiglans anilini DSM 4660, a single genomic region encodes these proteins:
- the dtd gene encoding D-aminoacyl-tRNA deacylase gives MRAVIQRVKESRVDIDGTVVGRIGPGLLVLLGVGEADTEADAAYLARKIAEMRIFADAGGAMNLSVQDVQGEVLVVSQFTLWADCRKGRRPSFVRAARPEKARELYARFVEEMKGTGLTVATGRFQEMMKVHLVNDGPVTILIDSEKTF, from the coding sequence ATGCGCGCCGTTATACAAAGGGTGAAAGAGTCGCGGGTGGATATCGACGGAACGGTCGTCGGACGGATCGGCCCCGGTCTCCTCGTGCTGCTGGGTGTCGGGGAGGCGGATACGGAGGCGGATGCGGCCTATCTGGCCCGGAAGATCGCCGAGATGCGGATTTTCGCGGATGCCGGCGGGGCCATGAACCTTTCCGTCCAGGATGTGCAGGGGGAGGTGCTGGTGGTTTCCCAGTTCACCCTCTGGGCCGACTGCCGCAAGGGGCGCCGCCCATCCTTCGTGCGCGCTGCCAGGCCGGAGAAGGCTCGCGAACTCTACGCCCGGTTCGTCGAGGAGATGAAGGGAACGGGCCTCACCGTGGCCACAGGCCGCTTTCAGGAAATGATGAAGGTCCACCTCGTCAATGATGGGCCTGTGACCATCCTCATCGACAGCGAAAAGACCTTCTGA
- the rsmG gene encoding 16S rRNA (guanine(527)-N(7))-methyltransferase RsmG has product MRPGLKAMIALFERSGIMLSEQEARQFWRFHTHLRERNAELDLTRITHFDNMVIKHYVDCSLVPQLIDLPSPLLDIGSGAGFPGIPIKIRRPEIELILAEGRRKRVDFLQEVCDLLGLSGVTILHATIKPDFDLPVQGVITRAVETIGRTLARVEPFLPPGGEVIFMKGPHCDEELAEASRRLGETYELKGDSAYIIPQTPHRRRLIVFKRREGAGPRARRPLTAGAAPLAAAAPQREAAEITSAANPFFKDLQKMTRARGIKKLGTALFWGAKNIAEILADFPAQAAGIIYCQGEDPPDLPLPNGLPAYVLARDLFRQIDLFDTRYPVLLVRLPSMETWSAAGAPPGCTLLVPFQDPANVGAVIRSSAAFAVDRVVLLQEASHPFHPKAVRAAGSTLFRVPLLEGPSIEALHPDRLPLIALSPAGRDIGRFHFPERFCLIPGLEGPGLTDTLAKAETLSIPMARGVESLNAALAAGIALYLWRRGLNG; this is encoded by the coding sequence ATGCGTCCAGGCCTCAAGGCCATGATCGCCCTCTTCGAGCGCAGCGGCATCATGCTTTCGGAGCAGGAGGCCAGGCAGTTCTGGCGGTTCCACACGCACCTGCGCGAACGGAACGCCGAACTCGACCTGACGCGGATCACCCATTTCGACAACATGGTCATCAAACACTATGTAGACTGCTCCCTGGTGCCCCAACTCATCGACCTGCCCTCCCCGCTCCTGGACATCGGCTCGGGCGCAGGGTTCCCCGGCATCCCCATCAAGATCCGGCGGCCGGAGATCGAACTGATCCTGGCCGAGGGTCGCCGCAAACGGGTCGATTTCCTCCAGGAGGTCTGCGATCTGCTGGGACTGTCGGGGGTCACCATCCTTCATGCCACTATTAAACCCGATTTCGACCTCCCGGTCCAGGGGGTTATCACCCGGGCGGTGGAAACCATCGGGAGGACGCTTGCGAGGGTGGAGCCCTTTCTGCCGCCGGGCGGAGAGGTGATCTTCATGAAGGGGCCGCACTGCGACGAAGAACTGGCAGAGGCATCGAGGCGGCTCGGGGAAACCTATGAACTGAAGGGGGACAGCGCCTACATCATCCCGCAGACCCCGCACCGCCGCCGCCTCATCGTCTTCAAACGCCGGGAGGGGGCCGGGCCGCGGGCGCGAAGACCGCTGACGGCCGGGGCCGCCCCGCTCGCGGCGGCCGCCCCGCAGCGGGAGGCCGCGGAGATCACCAGCGCGGCCAACCCCTTCTTCAAAGACCTCCAGAAAATGACCCGGGCGCGCGGGATCAAAAAGCTCGGAACAGCCCTCTTCTGGGGGGCGAAAAATATCGCCGAGATCCTCGCGGACTTTCCGGCGCAGGCCGCCGGCATCATCTATTGCCAGGGGGAAGACCCGCCGGACCTTCCCCTGCCAAACGGCTTGCCGGCCTATGTGCTCGCCCGGGACCTCTTCCGCCAGATCGACCTTTTCGATACGCGCTACCCGGTCCTCCTCGTGCGCCTGCCCTCGATGGAAACGTGGTCCGCGGCCGGCGCGCCGCCGGGCTGCACCCTGCTCGTCCCCTTCCAGGACCCGGCCAACGTCGGCGCCGTCATCCGCTCGTCCGCAGCCTTCGCAGTGGACCGCGTCGTGCTCCTGCAGGAAGCCTCGCACCCCTTCCACCCGAAGGCCGTGCGGGCGGCAGGCAGCACCCTTTTCCGGGTGCCGCTGCTGGAGGGCCCCTCCATCGAAGCGCTCCACCCGGACCGGCTGCCGCTGATCGCCCTCTCACCGGCAGGGCGCGACATCGGGCGGTTCCACTTTCCTGAGCGCTTCTGCCTGATACCGGGACTTGAAGGCCCCGGGCTGACCGATACCCTGGCAAAGGCGGAGACGCTTTCGATCCCTATGGCCCGCGGCGTCGAATCGCTGAACGCCGCGCTCGCCGCCGGCATCGCCCTGTATCTCTGGCGCCGCGGACTGAACGGCTGA
- a CDS encoding RluA family pseudouridine synthase, with product MIAHRETVRVLYEDNHLLGLYKPAGMLVQGDHTGDYSLLEWAKDYIRARYAKPGEVFVGLVHRLDRPVAGVVLLARTSKAARRLSEQFRERSCRKIYRAVVVGTPQPAEGALTSYVSWNGKRALIVPAEHPDAKKAELRYRTLDQRGGSSLVEVELLSGRHHQIRLQLASIGCPILGDRLYGGRAAGKTGLLALLACSLTVRHPTRDEAVTLVSPIPPAWPWPPGKD from the coding sequence ATGATCGCTCATCGAGAGACGGTTAGGGTCCTCTACGAGGACAACCACCTGCTGGGGCTTTACAAGCCGGCCGGGATGCTGGTGCAGGGCGACCACACCGGGGATTACTCGCTTCTCGAGTGGGCGAAGGACTATATCCGGGCGCGTTACGCAAAGCCCGGCGAGGTCTTCGTGGGGCTGGTGCACCGGCTGGATCGCCCGGTTGCGGGGGTGGTCCTCCTGGCGCGCACCTCCAAGGCGGCGCGGCGGCTTTCGGAACAGTTCCGTGAGCGGAGCTGCCGGAAGATCTATCGTGCCGTTGTCGTCGGCACGCCGCAACCCGCTGAGGGCGCCCTGACCTCCTATGTGAGCTGGAACGGAAAAAGGGCGCTCATCGTACCAGCAGAGCACCCTGATGCAAAAAAGGCCGAACTGCGCTATCGAACCCTGGACCAGCGGGGCGGATCGAGCCTGGTCGAGGTCGAACTTCTGAGTGGGCGCCACCACCAGATCCGGTTGCAGCTCGCCTCCATCGGCTGTCCCATTCTCGGAGACCGGCTTTACGGCGGCAGGGCGGCAGGAAAAACCGGCCTCCTGGCCCTCCTGGCCTGCAGCCTGACCGTCCGCCATCCGACCCGGGACGAAGCGGTCACCCTCGTTTCCCCGATCCCTCCCGCCTGGCCCTGGCCTCCCGGCAAGGACTGA
- a CDS encoding methylenetetrahydrofolate reductase codes for MTSAFKKALDSGKFVVTAEAAPSKGTRLEKMQHHVEILKDKVDGLNVTDHQSSVMRYPSLGGALLVKEHGGEPILQMTCRDRNRLALQADLLFAYSRGIRNVLCLTGDSVMLGDHKEAKGVFDLDSSQLLAAIRTMERGKDIAGNELDGAIEMCAGAIVTPEANPIEPQLIKFEKKIEAGAEFIQTQAVYDLDNFKRFMDYARRFPVKILAGIILLTSAPMARFMNKNVAGVVVPQALIDEMAAAPKGGALRKGIEIAGRMIRRIEEEEICDGVHIMAIGKEEVVPEIMAEAGLL; via the coding sequence ATGACCTCTGCATTCAAGAAGGCCCTGGATTCCGGCAAGTTCGTGGTGACGGCCGAAGCGGCCCCCTCCAAGGGCACCCGCCTCGAGAAGATGCAGCATCATGTGGAGATACTGAAGGACAAGGTGGATGGCCTGAATGTGACCGACCATCAGAGTTCGGTCATGCGCTACCCGTCCCTCGGGGGCGCCCTCTTGGTCAAGGAGCACGGCGGCGAGCCTATCCTCCAGATGACCTGCCGGGACCGCAACCGCCTCGCCCTCCAGGCCGATCTCCTCTTCGCCTACAGCCGCGGCATCCGCAATGTCCTCTGCCTGACCGGCGACTCGGTCATGCTGGGTGACCACAAAGAGGCCAAGGGCGTGTTCGACCTCGACTCCTCCCAGCTCCTCGCAGCCATCCGCACCATGGAGCGCGGCAAGGACATAGCCGGCAACGAACTCGACGGGGCCATCGAAATGTGCGCAGGGGCCATCGTCACGCCGGAGGCCAACCCCATCGAGCCGCAGTTGATCAAGTTCGAGAAGAAGATCGAGGCCGGCGCCGAATTCATCCAGACCCAGGCAGTCTACGACCTCGACAACTTCAAGCGCTTCATGGACTACGCCCGGCGTTTCCCCGTCAAGATCCTGGCGGGCATCATCCTGCTCACCTCCGCCCCTATGGCCCGGTTCATGAACAAGAACGTGGCGGGGGTGGTGGTACCCCAGGCGTTGATCGACGAGATGGCGGCGGCTCCGAAAGGGGGCGCTCTCCGCAAGGGAATCGAGATCGCAGGGCGGATGATCCGCCGGATCGAGGAGGAGGAGATCTGCGACGGCGTGCACATCATGGCCATCGGGAAGGAGGAGGTCGTCCCGGAGATCATGGCCGAGGCGGGGCTCCTCTGA
- a CDS encoding methylenetetrahydrofolate reductase C-terminal domain-containing protein has product MIRTITQPKPIEELERLLEGLDRIFIIGCGTCTTLTRTGGAPEVAAMQQTLSEKGKVVTGTTVVPVACDNLTPQILSEQGGRIDQADALLVMSCAFGVQTIASQLRRLVIPAQNTLFIGKERPDGRFDEVCTQCGTCIIGETGGICPVTACHKGLVNGPCGGTNNGKCEIDADKDCAWTMIYNRLKELDRLDAMRRYQRPRNHLGEPSPGRYRLPAAP; this is encoded by the coding sequence ATGATCCGGACCATCACCCAGCCAAAGCCCATCGAGGAGCTCGAGCGCCTGCTCGAGGGGTTGGACAGGATATTCATCATCGGCTGCGGGACCTGCACCACGCTGACCCGCACCGGCGGCGCACCCGAAGTCGCAGCCATGCAGCAGACGCTCTCGGAGAAGGGCAAGGTGGTGACCGGGACGACCGTGGTGCCGGTTGCCTGCGACAACCTGACGCCGCAGATCCTGAGCGAGCAGGGAGGCCGGATCGACCAGGCCGATGCCCTGCTGGTGATGTCCTGCGCCTTCGGTGTCCAGACCATCGCGAGTCAGCTGAGGCGGCTGGTGATCCCAGCCCAGAACACCCTGTTCATCGGAAAGGAGCGTCCGGACGGGCGGTTCGACGAGGTCTGCACCCAGTGCGGCACCTGCATCATCGGGGAGACCGGGGGGATCTGCCCCGTCACCGCCTGCCACAAAGGCCTGGTGAACGGCCCCTGCGGCGGGACCAACAACGGGAAGTGCGAGATCGACGCCGACAAGGACTGCGCCTGGACGATGATTTACAACCGTTTGAAGGAGCTGGACCGGCTCGACGCCATGCGCCGCTACCAGCGCCCGCGGAACCACCTGGGCGAACCGAGCCCCGGCCGCTACCGCCTGCCCGCAGCCCCCTGA
- a CDS encoding NADH-ubiquinone oxidoreductase-F iron-sulfur binding region domain-containing protein has product MQKLASIGQLEWLRNKILAEAGAGRTEVHVCMTGCRAYGAAAVRDALQEEVARAGLDRQVEVRSTGCHGFCAKAPVVAIEPLGVQYQEVDPQDAPEIVRSTLKEGRLIDRLAYRDPKSGQPIYHRNQIPFYQKQVRRVLAHCGRIDPTRIEHYIAAGGYKALVKALTKMTPESVIEEVVQSKLRGRGGAGFPTGLKWRLARQSQATPKYLVCNADEGDPGAFMDRALLEGDPHAVIEGMMIGGYAMGAEYGIIYVREEYPIAVEHLNLAIEQCLELGLAGENILGTGYDFHLSLKKGAGAFVCGEETALMASIEGRRGMPRPRPPFPAQAGVDGKPTNINNVETLANIPLIVAHGAAWYAEMGTEASRGTKIFSLAGKVNNTGLVEVPIGTTIKEVVFDIGGGIPKGRSFKAVQMGGPAGGCVPARFLNLPIDYDTIQRIGAIMGSGGMVVLDENNCMVEIARFFLNFTQSESCGKCAPCRLGTTQLLETLSRITDGRGRAEDIAAIQSIGRTMTEASLCGLGQASPKPALSTLMYFEDEYREHIQEHRCAGAVCDAMVISACQHACPAGIDVPNYVAAIAQKDYRAAVDIIRERNPFPAVCGRVCIHPCEYKCRRGELDEPVAIRALKRFAADWYYQRFGAAHAPFPVTRPQKVAVVGAGPAGLTCAYFLAKMGYAATVFEAQPVPGGMLGIAVPEFRLPRAVIDLEIQSISNAGVRIVCNHPIDANHTINDLLKEGFSAVFIAAGAQASKRIGIPGEEEGLAGLHYGLTFLRDVRMGLGGRLSGKTVVIGGGNVAMDVARTALRAGAEDVQLFCLEKRDEMPAWEKDVEETIEEGIVINPAWSPVQIEHTNGAVSGIQFMHCLSVFDQNGRFSPECDADDTQFIKADHIIIAIGQAPDMSFLPEDSQLERALWGTLAVNENTLATNIPGVFAGGDFTTGPTFVIRAIASGRRAALAIDKYLQGDSSGIRMVDEKTPLAQDTGLALEEESTEDRPRILVEMEDPSERVQDFREVERGFSAEQAHVEARRCLRCDLEKERSRA; this is encoded by the coding sequence ATGCAGAAGCTCGCATCCATCGGCCAACTGGAATGGCTGCGGAACAAGATCCTGGCCGAGGCCGGCGCCGGGCGGACCGAGGTCCATGTCTGCATGACCGGCTGCCGGGCTTACGGGGCGGCCGCCGTGCGGGACGCCCTGCAGGAGGAAGTCGCGCGGGCCGGGCTCGACCGCCAGGTCGAGGTCCGCTCGACCGGGTGCCACGGGTTTTGCGCCAAGGCGCCGGTCGTGGCGATCGAGCCCCTGGGTGTCCAGTACCAGGAGGTCGATCCGCAGGACGCGCCGGAGATCGTGCGGAGCACCCTGAAAGAGGGCCGGTTGATCGATCGGTTGGCCTACCGCGACCCGAAGAGCGGACAGCCCATCTACCACCGCAACCAGATCCCCTTCTATCAGAAGCAGGTGCGGCGGGTCCTGGCCCACTGCGGCCGGATCGACCCCACCCGGATCGAACACTACATCGCCGCGGGCGGATACAAGGCCCTCGTCAAGGCCTTGACGAAGATGACCCCGGAATCGGTGATCGAGGAGGTCGTCCAGTCGAAGCTGCGGGGCCGCGGCGGAGCGGGGTTCCCGACCGGCCTCAAGTGGCGTTTGGCCCGCCAGTCTCAAGCCACCCCGAAATACCTCGTCTGCAACGCGGATGAGGGGGACCCCGGGGCCTTCATGGACCGGGCGCTGCTCGAAGGCGACCCCCACGCCGTGATCGAGGGGATGATGATCGGCGGATATGCCATGGGCGCCGAATACGGCATCATCTACGTGCGCGAGGAGTACCCCATCGCCGTCGAACACCTGAACCTGGCCATCGAGCAGTGCCTGGAACTCGGGCTTGCCGGCGAAAACATCCTCGGCACCGGCTACGATTTTCACCTGTCGCTCAAGAAGGGCGCCGGGGCCTTTGTATGCGGCGAAGAGACCGCGCTCATGGCCTCCATCGAGGGCCGGCGCGGCATGCCGCGCCCCCGCCCGCCCTTCCCGGCACAGGCCGGCGTCGACGGCAAGCCCACCAACATCAACAACGTCGAGACCCTGGCCAACATCCCGCTCATCGTCGCCCACGGCGCAGCCTGGTACGCGGAGATGGGCACGGAGGCCAGCCGCGGAACCAAGATCTTCTCTCTGGCCGGCAAGGTCAACAACACCGGGCTCGTGGAGGTCCCAATCGGCACGACGATCAAGGAGGTCGTCTTCGACATCGGGGGCGGCATCCCGAAGGGACGGAGCTTCAAGGCGGTGCAGATGGGCGGGCCGGCCGGCGGCTGCGTCCCGGCGCGCTTTCTGAATTTGCCCATCGACTACGACACCATCCAGCGGATCGGGGCCATCATGGGCTCGGGCGGAATGGTGGTCCTGGACGAGAACAACTGCATGGTGGAAATCGCGCGCTTCTTCCTCAACTTCACCCAGTCGGAATCCTGCGGCAAATGCGCCCCGTGCCGCCTCGGGACCACCCAGCTCCTCGAGACCCTGAGCCGCATCACCGATGGGCGCGGGCGGGCCGAGGACATCGCGGCCATCCAATCGATCGGACGCACGATGACCGAGGCGTCCCTGTGCGGCCTCGGGCAGGCAAGCCCCAAACCGGCCCTGTCCACCCTGATGTACTTCGAGGACGAGTACCGGGAGCACATCCAGGAGCACCGCTGCGCGGGGGCGGTCTGCGACGCCATGGTGATCTCGGCCTGCCAGCACGCCTGCCCGGCCGGCATCGACGTCCCCAACTACGTGGCGGCGATCGCCCAAAAGGATTACAGGGCGGCGGTCGACATCATCCGCGAGCGCAACCCCTTCCCGGCCGTCTGCGGGCGGGTCTGCATCCACCCCTGCGAATACAAGTGCCGGCGCGGCGAACTTGACGAACCGGTCGCGATCCGCGCCCTCAAGCGCTTTGCCGCCGACTGGTATTACCAGCGCTTCGGGGCGGCCCACGCGCCGTTCCCCGTGACCCGCCCCCAGAAGGTGGCGGTGGTGGGCGCCGGACCGGCGGGCCTCACCTGCGCCTATTTCCTGGCCAAAATGGGGTATGCCGCGACCGTCTTCGAGGCCCAGCCGGTGCCGGGTGGCATGCTCGGGATCGCCGTCCCGGAGTTCCGCCTCCCGCGCGCCGTCATCGACCTCGAGATCCAATCGATCTCCAACGCGGGCGTCCGGATCGTGTGCAATCATCCCATCGATGCCAACCACACCATCAACGACCTCCTCAAGGAGGGCTTCAGCGCCGTCTTCATCGCCGCGGGCGCCCAGGCGAGCAAGCGGATCGGCATCCCCGGGGAGGAGGAGGGGCTGGCCGGGCTCCATTACGGCCTCACGTTCCTCAGAGATGTGCGGATGGGGCTGGGCGGCCGGCTGTCCGGAAAGACCGTGGTCATCGGCGGGGGCAACGTGGCCATGGACGTGGCCCGGACGGCCCTGCGCGCCGGGGCGGAGGACGTCCAGCTCTTCTGTCTCGAAAAGCGCGACGAGATGCCGGCCTGGGAGAAGGACGTGGAGGAGACGATCGAGGAGGGCATCGTCATCAACCCAGCCTGGTCGCCGGTTCAGATCGAACATACGAACGGCGCCGTCAGCGGCATCCAGTTCATGCACTGCCTTTCCGTCTTCGACCAGAACGGCCGCTTCAGCCCGGAGTGCGACGCGGACGACACCCAGTTCATCAAGGCCGACCACATCATCATCGCCATCGGCCAGGCGCCCGACATGTCGTTCCTGCCCGAGGACAGCCAGCTCGAACGCGCTTTATGGGGCACCCTCGCCGTGAACGAAAACACCCTCGCCACCAATATCCCCGGGGTCTTCGCCGGCGGGGATTTCACCACCGGTCCGACCTTCGTGATCCGGGCGATCGCCTCCGGCCGCCGCGCGGCCCTGGCCATCGACAAGTATCTGCAGGGGGACAGCTCCGGAATTCGAATGGTGGATGAAAAAACGCCCCTGGCGCAGGATACGGGCCTCGCCCTCGAGGAAGAATCGACGGAGGATCGGCCTCGCATACTGGTCGAGATGGAGGACCCCTCAGAGCGGGTCCAGGACTTTCGGGAGGTTGAAAGGGGATTCAGCGCCGAACAGGCCCACGTGGAAGCACGGCGCTGCCTCAGGTGCGACCTTGAAAAAGAGAGGAGTCGAGCATGA
- the nuoE gene encoding NADH-quinone oxidoreductase subunit NuoE gives MEDTTRFDSETLDRIIAKHREESWGLIPLLQEVQEAFGYVPPEAIEPIADALQLFPAQVQGVVTFYSGFSLKPKGRCVLKVCRGTACHVKGSRSILRLIQKELDLEEGETSPDYQFTLETVACLGACFLAPTMMVNRDYFGRLNPTKVASVLSEYRKDKEEA, from the coding sequence ATGGAAGACACGACCCGTTTCGACAGCGAGACACTCGACCGGATCATCGCCAAACACCGCGAGGAAAGCTGGGGCCTGATCCCGCTCCTCCAGGAGGTCCAGGAGGCCTTCGGCTATGTCCCGCCCGAGGCCATCGAGCCCATCGCCGACGCCCTGCAGCTCTTCCCCGCGCAGGTCCAGGGGGTGGTGACCTTTTACTCGGGCTTTTCCCTCAAGCCCAAAGGCCGCTGCGTCCTGAAGGTCTGCCGCGGAACGGCCTGCCACGTGAAGGGCAGCCGGAGCATCCTCCGCCTGATCCAGAAGGAACTCGACCTCGAGGAGGGCGAAACCAGCCCCGACTACCAGTTCACCCTCGAGACCGTCGCCTGCCTCGGGGCCTGCTTTCTGGCCCCGACCATGATGGTCAACCGCGATTACTTCGGCAGGCTCAACCCGACCAAGGTGGCCAGCGTGCTCAGCGAGTATCGCAAAGACAAAGAGGAGGCGTAA
- a CDS encoding molybdopterin-dependent oxidoreductase has translation MQSIVLSINGKRVSGPPGASVLSIAEKNGFSIPTLCHHRDLAPYGACRMCLVEDEKTGRLMAACVTPAAQDMAVLTHSPRVMEHRRNIVRLMMAEHPESCIVCSKGNRCELRRLAAELGVGESGLYPMPNYKPFETLNPFIVRDLSKCILCGKCIRADHELVAAGAIDYYGRGFASRPATLHERPLESSRCTFCGTCVSLCPTGALSTRSGAFVGTPEHERNTVCGFCSAGCSLALGVSDGRVVEVHPSREPDTVNGVTLCVRGHFAHDFLSASDRLLHPLIRRKGEGGEDSLQQAAWDEALSLVGGRLAELKRRHGPESIAFLGSSKCSNEENYLLQKIARVCFRSPHVTSGGSLSGYALLRAVEDRLQGAGRLRPLAGLEQADAIVIVEADPDHTVPVAAYHIRRAARRGAPLVVVDPVRTGCCEIASAWLGRGGQPSLTVLNALTAELDNTRALDRTFIEARTAGWEDWAARFRALAPEKAAAEDPAFQDEMEKAVLLLRDRKLAFVIGHDLLERDQGPAVLDTVMNLALLTGSIGPRNAGIFVLGLENNLTGAFDMGAVPDLLPGRCRLEDTAARQRFETLWGSELPAGTGLDPGEIVEAALAGRLKALYIMGENPLRSMPDPERVGAALGRLEFLVVQDILMTRTARLAHVVLPGAAFAEKGGSFTNLEGRVQAFEPGVEPPGEALPDWTILAQLARSLGYPEHYATLEKIRQEIRTAIPAYAEIGSRRWGWVAPVETRESQGSNSVRFALAPPASWQPKALDTAFPYEALISAQRWHLGSGTRTSRSERIRDSGKHGEVELSPQDQAALALGAAGRVRVTSAAGSIERGFIVNRELPPGRLIIPQGFAGNDVMRLIGLERLKSPEGGWRTCPVRVEKA, from the coding sequence GTGCAGTCCATCGTCCTGTCCATCAACGGCAAGAGGGTATCCGGCCCGCCCGGTGCGTCCGTTCTGAGCATCGCCGAGAAGAACGGCTTTTCGATCCCCACCCTGTGCCACCACCGCGATCTCGCCCCTTATGGCGCCTGTCGCATGTGTCTGGTGGAGGACGAGAAGACCGGCCGGCTGATGGCCGCCTGCGTGACACCGGCCGCGCAGGACATGGCCGTTCTCACTCACTCGCCGCGCGTCATGGAGCACCGGCGGAACATCGTGCGCCTGATGATGGCTGAACACCCCGAATCGTGCATCGTCTGCAGCAAGGGGAACCGCTGTGAACTGCGCCGGTTGGCTGCCGAACTCGGCGTGGGGGAATCCGGGCTCTATCCCATGCCCAATTACAAGCCCTTCGAAACGCTCAACCCCTTCATCGTCCGGGACCTCTCCAAGTGCATCCTCTGCGGCAAGTGCATTCGTGCCGACCACGAGCTCGTCGCGGCGGGGGCCATCGACTACTACGGGCGCGGCTTCGCCTCTCGCCCCGCGACCCTCCACGAACGTCCGCTCGAATCCTCCCGCTGCACCTTCTGCGGCACCTGCGTCTCCCTGTGCCCCACCGGGGCGCTGTCCACCCGCAGCGGCGCCTTCGTCGGCACCCCCGAGCACGAGCGCAACACCGTCTGCGGGTTTTGCAGCGCCGGGTGCAGCCTGGCCCTCGGGGTCTCGGACGGGCGCGTCGTCGAGGTCCATCCTTCGCGCGAACCGGACACGGTCAACGGCGTCACCTTGTGCGTCCGGGGGCATTTCGCGCACGACTTCCTCTCCGCGTCCGACCGTCTGCTCCATCCTTTAATCCGCCGCAAAGGGGAAGGCGGAGAGGACAGCCTCCAGCAGGCCGCCTGGGACGAAGCCCTCTCCCTGGTCGGCGGGCGGCTGGCTGAACTGAAGCGCCGGCACGGCCCCGAAAGCATCGCCTTCCTGGGTTCGAGCAAATGCAGCAACGAGGAGAACTACCTCCTGCAGAAGATCGCCCGAGTCTGCTTCCGCTCCCCCCATGTGACGAGCGGCGGCAGCCTGAGCGGGTACGCGCTGCTCCGCGCGGTCGAAGACCGGCTGCAGGGCGCCGGCCGCCTGCGCCCCCTCGCCGGCCTCGAGCAAGCCGACGCGATCGTGATCGTCGAGGCGGACCCCGACCACACCGTGCCGGTGGCGGCTTACCACATCCGGCGGGCGGCGCGCCGGGGCGCCCCTCTGGTGGTGGTTGACCCGGTCCGCACCGGCTGCTGCGAGATCGCCAGCGCCTGGCTGGGCCGGGGAGGGCAGCCGTCTTTGACGGTGCTGAACGCCCTCACGGCGGAACTCGACAACACCCGGGCCTTGGACCGGACCTTCATCGAGGCGCGCACGGCGGGCTGGGAGGACTGGGCAGCCCGCTTCCGTGCGCTTGCCCCTGAAAAGGCCGCGGCAGAAGATCCGGCCTTCCAGGATGAGATGGAAAAGGCCGTCCTGCTGCTCCGCGACCGCAAGCTCGCCTTCGTGATCGGCCACGATCTGCTGGAGCGCGACCAAGGCCCCGCCGTCCTCGACACGGTCATGAACCTCGCGCTCCTCACCGGCAGCATTGGCCCGCGAAATGCAGGGATCTTCGTCCTCGGCCTCGAGAACAACCTGACGGGGGCCTTCGATATGGGGGCGGTGCCGGACCTGCTGCCAGGCCGGTGCCGGCTTGAGGACACCGCCGCGCGGCAGAGGTTCGAAACCCTCTGGGGGAGTGAACTGCCCGCCGGAACCGGGCTCGATCCGGGGGAAATCGTGGAGGCCGCGCTTGCGGGCCGCTTGAAGGCCCTTTACATCATGGGGGAAAACCCTCTCCGCTCGATGCCGGACCCCGAGCGGGTCGGTGCGGCGCTCGGACGGCTGGAGTTTCTCGTCGTCCAGGACATTCTGATGACGCGCACCGCGCGCCTTGCACACGTGGTGCTTCCGGGGGCGGCGTTCGCCGAAAAGGGGGGATCCTTCACCAACCTGGAAGGACGGGTGCAGGCCTTCGAACCGGGGGTCGAGCCCCCTGGCGAGGCGCTGCCCGACTGGACCATTCTGGCGCAGCTCGCCCGCAGCCTCGGCTATCCGGAGCATTACGCCACGCTGGAAAAAATCCGTCAGGAGATCCGGACCGCCATACCCGCCTATGCCGAGATCGGCTCGCGGCGCTGGGGCTGGGTCGCACCGGTGGAGACCCGGGAAAGTCAGGGGTCGAACAGCGTGCGCTTCGCGCTCGCCCCTCCGGCTTCGTGGCAACCAAAAGCCCTGGACACGGCTTTTCCTTATGAAGCCCTGATCAGCGCCCAGCGCTGGCATCTCGGCAGCGGAACCCGCACCAGCCGTTCGGAGCGTATCCGTGATTCGGGCAAACACGGGGAGGTCGAACTCTCCCCGCAAGACCAGGCCGCCCTCGCGCTCGGTGCGGCAGGCAGGGTCCGCGTGACATCCGCGGCGGGAAGTATCGAGCGCGGCTTCATCGTCAACCGGGAACTGCCGCCGGGGCGGCTGATCATCCCCCAGGGATTTGCAGGGAACGATGTCATGCGGCTGATCGGCCTCGAACGTCTGAAATCCCCCGAGGGGGGATGGCGGACCTGTCCGGTCCGGGTCGAAAAGGCCTAG